The genomic DNA GGAGGAGAACGCGCGCAGCACCAGCATGGTCAGCGCCAGGCCCGTGAGGTGGGCGTCCCCGGGGTCGGGGGTGATCCCGTACCGCGCGCTCTCGGCGACCGGCGGGTCCCCGAGGGCGTACCGGATCAGCCCCGTGACCACCATGACGAGCACGCCGCCGATGAAGAGGTACGTCGGCGCGGCGAAGGCCCGCCCCGACTCGCGCAGGCCCCGCAGGTTGACGGCGGTCAGGAGCGCGACGAAGACGAGGGCCAGCGGGACGCGGTACTCGGCGAGCCGGGGAACGGCGGAGATGATGTTGTCGACGCCGGAGGCGACCGAGACCGCCACGGTCATGACGTAGTCGACGAGCAGTGAGGCCGCGACGACCAGACCGGTCGAGGGGCCCAGGTTCGTGGACACGACCTCGAACGAGCCGCCACCGCTCGGATACGCGTGCACGACCTGGCGGTACGACAGCACGACGACCGCCATCAGGGCCACGACCGCCGCCGCGATCCACGGCGTGAAGTGGAGGTAGGCGAGGCCGCCGAGGGTGAGGACGAGCAGGATCTCCTGGGTCGCGTACGCCACCGAGGACAGCGGGTCGGAGGCGAAGACCGGCAGGGCGAGCCGCTTGGGCAGCAGGGCCTCGTGCAGCTCCTCGCTCCGCATGGCCCGGCCGATCACCAGACGCTTCAGGATCCCGGTCACGTTGAACACGGCGGGAGCGTATGCAGGGGGACGAACCGGAGAGAGCGGACCGTGGGCGTATCCGGTGTTAAGGGACCTTTAGGGTTCCGTCCGGCGCGTGCATATGGAGCAAGGGCGGCCGATTCGACCGCCCGCGCCTGCGACGTCTTCGACCGTCCGCGCCTGCGACGTCGCCCGTGACTCGGGCGGCCGGGGCTGTCGGGGCCGGCTGTCGGTAGCGACCTGTCGGTATCGGCAGTCGGCGGTCTGCGTGGTCAGCCGGGCGGCCGGTGGATCCACACCTCGCGCGGGGCGGCCCCGGGGCCGGGGGCCAGGGTGCCCAGCCGCGACCAGCCCCAGGCCCGCAGCACGTGACCGGCGGCCTCGGTGGGAGCGTCGTCGCCGTCGAGGTCCAGGGTGGTCACCACCAGGTCCGCGGGCCGTCGTTCCAGCAGCCGCTCCCGCAGCCGGGTGGCGATGCCCTGGCGCCGGAAGGCGGGCAGCACCATCAGCTCCGCCAGCACGAACACCCGCCCGGAGGCGGTGAACTCCTCGATGTCCGGCGGGAGTTCTCCGTCGAACCCCGACCACCACCCCCCGGTGCGGGAGGCGTGGAAGCCATAGGCGCAGCCGACGAGCCGCGCCGCCCCGGCGACGACCATGTCGAAGTCGGGACGCCGGACGTCCTGCTCGAACCGGCCGAGGAAGTCCTCCCGGTCCCGGTACTCGGTGCCCACGTCACCGCGGTACACCATGACGTGGACGTCGCCGATGTCGTTGCGCTGCTGCTCGGCCTGCCACCGGCTCAGCCGCCGCAGGAACACCTCCGCCGCCATGAACCGCCTCCCCCCGCCACTGGGGGCGCGCGCCCCTCGACCGGAATGGTGACACCGGAGACCGGCGAGGGGAACGGGGCGGCAGGCGGCCGGCCTCGTTCCCGCCGCGGTGCCACCGCCGCCGTTACCCGTCGGTCGGACGAAAATGTCTGCTGCCGGGGACGGAGGAAACCTGTACGGCGGGTAGACGATTTTTCATTCCCCCGGGTGGAGTGACATTCACAACCGTGCCTCACGCGCCGGTCCGTGCTAGTGTCGATTTCAGTTGCAGTTTTGGTTCCCAAGCATTTTGAGTGTTTTCGCCGGTTAACCCCGGCCATGCATCTCTGGATTTCCGGTTCTCCGGGCAGGGCAATCATCGCGGCGACGCGAGACCTCACACAGTGTGGGGCCTCCAGTACTGCCCCGAAGGAGAATGACATGGCTACTGGTACCGTGAAGTGGTTCAACGCGGAAAAGGGTTTCGGCTTCATCGAGCAGGACGGTGGCGGCGCTGACGTCTTCGCCCACTACTCGAACATCGCCACCCAGGGCTTCCGCGAGCTGCAGGAAGGCCAGAAGGTGACGTTCGACGTCACGCAGGGCCAGAAGGGCCCGCAGGCGGAGAACATCGTCCCGGCCTAACCCGGACGAAGCATCACGTGGCCGAGGCCCGCACCGCAAGGTGCGGGCCTCGGCTCGTTTGTGCGCCGCCGCGGCTGCGATCCGACGGCCCGGAGGAAATGCCGGTGAATCCGCTTGGCCGCATCCGGTGATTGCGGTAGTGCGGTCGACAAATGCTCCGGATACTCCGCCGTAATTCATCTGGCCGACAGGCAGATTCCCGCGCGTATTTTCGTACGGTGTCGGCTCGGTGTATCCGCCGACCCTCGTGGCGACGATCGCGGCCAAGCCGCGCGGCGCACCGGCATGCCAGTGGTGGTGCGCCGCGACGTGTGTACCGGCGATGCGAGTAGGGGCGCGGCGCGCCGCGTACCGGTCATGCCGGCGGTGGTGCCACTGGCATGACCGGGCCCCGAGGATCAGGCCCAGGGTGGGCTCATCGCGGGACGCGAACGGTGCCGCCCCGGATCAGAGCCGGCCGAGGATCCTGTTCATCTTCGCGATCTCGGCCGTCTGGTTCGTGATGACGGTGCCGGCCAGCTTCTTGGCGTCGGCGCTGCGGCCGCTCTTCTGTTCGTCCTCGGCCATGGTGATCGCACCCTCGTGGTGGTCGATCATCATCTGGGCGAACATCTTGTCGAAGGCGGTGCCCTGGGCGGCCTTCAGTGCCGTCATGTGCTCGTCGGACATCATCCCGGCCATGTCCGTGCCGCCCGCACCGTGCTGCATACCGGGCATGCCGCTCGCCGTGGACGAACCCGGCCTGCCCCAGGACTTCAGCCACCCTCGCATGGTGCTGATCTCGGGGTCCTGTGCCTTTTCGATCGCGGCGGCCAGGTCCTTGACGTCCTGGTCGGAGGCGCGGCCTTCGGCCAGTTCCGCCATCTCCACGGCCTGCTGGTGGTGCGGGATCATCTGCTGCGCGAACGTCACGTCCGCGCCGTTGAACCGCCCGGAGGAGGACGACGAGGAGGACGACGCGGAGGACGACGCGGCGGCGGAACCGCTGCCGTGGTGCATCCCGGGCATGGACGAGTCCTTCGGGTCGCCGGAGCCACAGGCCGCGAGCGTCAGCGCGAGAACAGCCGCCGTAGCGGCCGCCGAGAGGGCACGCCGGGGTGCGGAGGAACGCGGGGAAGTGAACATTTCAGGGGTCTTTCCGGGTGGGCGCACCACACCGGTGGCGCGCGGGTGAACAGGACACCTGGCCGGAGGGGCCGAACGGCCGGACTCCGGCGGGCGTCCGTCACGTCCGCGCGACGCACACCTGGAGGAGGAGATGGCGCCCGTATAGGGGCGGGCCGCGCCTGGCCGGTTCCCCGAAGACACCGGACCGCCCCGTCGGATGCCACGCCACCAGGGCCACCAGGCCGAGGAGCGCGAGCAGGCCCGTCGCGGGCAGGGGCGTCCGGTCGCGGGCCGGCGTGGACACGCACAGCTCTCCGCTCATCCCCGGCATGGCGACGCCGTGGGCAGGGGGAGCCGTCGGGGCCATGGCCGAGGCGCCCGGTGCCGTGGCACCCGGGGGACGCAGGGCGGCAGCGTCCATGCGGACGTCCTCGCCGTGCCCCGTGCCCGGAGACATGACCATCGCCGTCGAGCCGTGGCAGCCCTCGGCGGCGTTCGCCGGAGCCCCGTGCATGAAGAACAGCCCCAGCAGGACGGCGCACAGCACGAGCAGCCGAGCCACTCCCGGCCCCCGCCTCCGCCTGCCGTCCACGTCTGCCTTCCTTCTGCCCGTCAGTCGGTCTGCTCGTCAGCTCGTCGGTTCGTCAGCTCATCGAGCACCTGTCCGCCGACGATACCCCCGGAGGGTTCCCCGGACCCGCACATCGGTACGGATCCGCGAGTCCAGACGCTCACCGAACCCCGGACTCCGCCGTCGATTCCGTACCACCGCACCCCGAAGAC from Streptomyces avermitilis MA-4680 = NBRC 14893 includes the following:
- a CDS encoding GNAT family N-acetyltransferase, producing MAAEVFLRRLSRWQAEQQRNDIGDVHVMVYRGDVGTEYRDREDFLGRFEQDVRRPDFDMVVAGAARLVGCAYGFHASRTGGWWSGFDGELPPDIEEFTASGRVFVLAELMVLPAFRRQGIATRLRERLLERRPADLVVTTLDLDGDDAPTEAAGHVLRAWGWSRLGTLAPGPGAAPREVWIHRPPG
- a CDS encoding cold-shock protein produces the protein MATGTVKWFNAEKGFGFIEQDGGGADVFAHYSNIATQGFRELQEGQKVTFDVTQGQKGPQAENIVPA
- a CDS encoding DUF305 domain-containing protein: MFTSPRSSAPRRALSAAATAAVLALTLAACGSGDPKDSSMPGMHHGSGSAAASSSASSSSSSSSGRFNGADVTFAQQMIPHHQQAVEMAELAEGRASDQDVKDLAAAIEKAQDPEISTMRGWLKSWGRPGSSTASGMPGMQHGAGGTDMAGMMSDEHMTALKAAQGTAFDKMFAQMMIDHHEGAITMAEDEQKSGRSADAKKLAGTVITNQTAEIAKMNRILGRL